From a region of the Panthera uncia isolate 11264 chromosome B1, Puncia_PCG_1.0, whole genome shotgun sequence genome:
- the TCIM gene encoding transcriptional and immune response regulator, which yields MKARQSHQATITMSTSLRVSPSIHGYHFDTASRKKAVANIFENIDQESLQRLFKNSGDKKAEERAKIIFAIDQDLEEKTRALMALKKRTKDKLFQFLKLRKYSIKVH from the coding sequence ATGAAAGCAAGGCAAAGCCACCAAGCCACCATCACCATGTCCACCTCTCTGCGCGTGAGCCCTTCCATCCACGGCTATCACTTCGATACAGCCTCGCGGAAGAAAGCCGTGGCCAACATCTTTGAAAACATAGACCAAGAATCTCTACAGAGACTTTTCAAAAACTCTGGGGACAAGAAAGCGGAGGAGAGAGCTAAGATCATATTTGCCATAGATCAAGATCTGGAGGAGAAAACACGAGCCCTGATGGCCCTGAAGAAGAGGACGAAAGACAAGCTTTTCCAATTTCTGAAACTGCGGAAATATTCTATCAAAGTTCACTGA